The Litoribacterium kuwaitense genomic interval CCTTTTTGGGAGCATCCTCGTATTTCAGTAACACCGCACCATTCTGGTGTTTCAACGAAGTATGATGAACGTGCTTTACACATTGTCATGAAGAATATGGATGCATTTTTAAATAAGACAGATCAATGGCTCAACAAAGTCGATCCACACAAAGGCTACTAAAAACGGTTTAGAGAGAGGAGGCCTGATGATGAAAATTTATACACGAACAGGCGATCAAGGAGAAACATCATTATTATATGGCAAAAGGGTCTCTAAAGCGGACGATCGTGTAAAAGCCTTCGGGACATTAGATGAAGCGAATGCCCAAATTGGACTCGCTGTCTGTTTTATTAAGGATTGTACCTGGATGGGCAAAGCAACATTCATTGACCGTTTACAGCGAATACAGAGTCTCCTTTTTCATGCGGGCGGAGAGCTTTCCACACCTGCTGATAAAGAAGTGAAATGGACATTAAATGATAGGCATGTAGAGGAATTAGAAGCACAAATCGATGCTTGGGAAGCAACACTTCCATCATTAAAGTCGTTTATTTTACCTGGAGGTTCACGTGCCGCCGGTACACTTCACATAGCGAGAACGATCGTTCGTAGAGCGGAACGAGAGTCGATCGGCATCGATGGATTAAATTCAACAGTTCTCGTCTTTCTCAACCGCTTGTCTGATTATCTATTTGTAGCTGCGCGCTATGCCAATTTGAAAGAAGGCGTAGAGGATCATAAATTTGTGCCTGATGAAAAGGACAATGATTGACAACAAGTGATCATAACAAGTACAATTACATTATAAGAATTATAAGGTGAGAATGTTTGTTGAAAGTGAGGTGCATGACGGTGGCGGTCGACCATCTTCAGGAAGCGCTGGATTCTTTGAAAAAAGCTGGGGTGCGAATAACGCCTCAACGTCATGCGATATTGGAGTTTTTATCCACTACGCAGGCGCATCCAACAGCGGATGATATTTATAAGGCACTTGAAGGAAAGTTCCCTAATATGAGTGTCGCAACCGTGTATAACAATTTAAGGGTCTTTAAAGAAGCGGGCTTAGTGAAGGAGTTAACGTATGGAGATGCATCCAGCCGATTTGATTACGTGACGACGCATCATTACCATATCATTTGTGAATCATGTGGGAAGATTGTTGACTTCCATTACCCAGGCCTCAATGAAGTAGAAACTTTAGCAGCCCATGTCGCTGATTTTGACGTCAGTCATCACCGGATGGAAGTGTATGGTACATGTAATGACTGTAAAAATCAGCCGAAAAACATTAAGCAGTAGTTAAGTGTTTGTCTCGCGTTGAAAACGCTTGTCAATGATCAAGAGCCCTTCATCATGAAGGGCTCTTGATCATTAGAAAAGTATTTTACTATTGGTCGCAAAAGTAGAGACACAAGGAGCGCGTATCTACTTTTGTGACGTTTGCTTTGCTTCTTTACGTTGCCGGTTGTAGGATTCGTCGAACTCTTTCCCGTCTAAGGATTTATCCATTGTTAACGGTTGGCTGCAATGCATGCAAGCATCCACTCTACCAAGTACCTTCGTATATTTCTGACACGAAGGACAAACGACTTGAACGGCACGCGTCGATAATAAGCCAATCCATACATATACTGCCGTACTAAGTAAAATGAAAATGACCCCAAACAGCATAAATACCGTCATCCAAATAGGAGACTCTTTAAAAAAAAGCCCGATATACATGACGCCAATGCCAAGAAAGATTAATGCTAAGGCAAAGGTCCGGATTTTATTAATTTTGTTTTTAAATAAGATGTTCAAAAAATCCCTCCTCGTCTTCTCAAAGAAGTATATCATATAAATAAGCTTTAAATCGTGTGCAAAAAAACGAAGTCTAACCGATGATTATGGGACGGAGTGAAGCTCTATATTATTAAACCTCTTATATATATGTAAGCTACATTAAGTGACAAGCTGAATAATAAACAAAAGAAAAACTCAAAAAGTAGTTGACCGCCTAAAAGTTCCATGATATATTATTAATCGTCGCTGAAACAGCACCGACTTTTTAAGCGGATCAAACAACCGAAAAAAACTGTTGACACCGCAAAGGTTCCGATGGTAATATAAAAAAGTCGCTGTCAAAAAAAGGCGATGAAAAATGATTTTTTGCCCTTTGAAAACTGAACAAAAGCCAAGCGTACAAACGTGCCATGTCGAGACATCGACATGTAAAACAAA includes:
- a CDS encoding cob(I)yrinic acid a,c-diamide adenosyltransferase, yielding MKIYTRTGDQGETSLLYGKRVSKADDRVKAFGTLDEANAQIGLAVCFIKDCTWMGKATFIDRLQRIQSLLFHAGGELSTPADKEVKWTLNDRHVEELEAQIDAWEATLPSLKSFILPGGSRAAGTLHIARTIVRRAERESIGIDGLNSTVLVFLNRLSDYLFVAARYANLKEGVEDHKFVPDEKDND
- the perR gene encoding peroxide-responsive transcriptional repressor PerR; the protein is MTVAVDHLQEALDSLKKAGVRITPQRHAILEFLSTTQAHPTADDIYKALEGKFPNMSVATVYNNLRVFKEAGLVKELTYGDASSRFDYVTTHHYHIICESCGKIVDFHYPGLNEVETLAAHVADFDVSHHRMEVYGTCNDCKNQPKNIKQ
- a CDS encoding YgzB family protein, which codes for MNILFKNKINKIRTFALALIFLGIGVMYIGLFFKESPIWMTVFMLFGVIFILLSTAVYVWIGLLSTRAVQVVCPSCQKYTKVLGRVDACMHCSQPLTMDKSLDGKEFDESYNRQRKEAKQTSQK